The Bos mutus isolate GX-2022 chromosome 7, NWIPB_WYAK_1.1, whole genome shotgun sequence genome window below encodes:
- the COX7C gene encoding cytochrome c oxidase subunit 7C, mitochondrial, with protein MLGQSIRRFTTSVVRRSHYEEGPGKNIPFSVENKWRLLAMMTLFFGSGFAAPFFIVRHQLLKKSNP; from the exons ATGTTGGGACAGAGCATCCGGAGGTTCACAACCTCAGTGGTTCGTCGGAGCCACTATGAGGAGGGTCCAGGGAAG AATATACCATTTTCAGTGGAAAACAAGTGGAGATTACTAGCTATGATGACTTTGTTCTTTGGGTCTGGATTTGCTgcacctttctttatagtaagACACCAACTGCTGAAAAAAAGTAATCCATGA